One genomic window of Aptenodytes patagonicus chromosome 3, bAptPat1.pri.cur, whole genome shotgun sequence includes the following:
- the SGK1 gene encoding serine/threonine-protein kinase Sgk1 isoform X1 → MSTALDTASINGSAGSAAGLAALAASLLPLGRPARKGELFGITAAAQSQPQRCRAAPGVSAGSEMRGKEEKSSLKAFMKQRRMGLNDFIQKIATNSYACKHPEVQSILKISQPQEPELMNANPSPPPSPSQQINLGPSSNPHAKPSDFHFLKVIGKGSFGKVLLARHKAEEQFYAVKVLQKKAILKKKEEKHIMSERNVLLKNVKHPFLVGLHFSFQTADKLYFVLDYINGGELFYHLQRERCFLEPRARFYAAEIASALGYLHSLNIVYRDLKPENILLDSQGHIVLTDFGLCKENIEHNGTTSTFCGTPEYLAPEVLHKQPYDRTVDWWCLGAVLYEMLYGLPPFYSRNTAEMYDNILNKPLQLKPNITNSARHLLEGLLQKDRTKRLGAKEDFMEIKNHIFFSPINWDDLINKKITPPFNPNVSGPSDLRHFDPEFTEEPVPNSIGQSPDSILITASVKEAAEAFLGFSYAPPVDSFL, encoded by the exons ATGTCAACCGCCCTCGATACTGCGTCCATAAACGGGTCAGCGGGATCGGCGGCCGGCCTCGCCGCCCTCGCCGCCTCCCTCCTGCCTCTGGGCCGCCCGGCCAGGAAGGGGGAGTTATTTGGGATTACAGCCGCGGCCCAGTCACAGCCTCAGCgctgccgcgccgcgcccggggtcTCGGCAGGGAGCGAGATGAGGGGCAAAGAGGAGAAGTCGTCGCTGAAAG CTTTCATGAAGCAGAGAAGAATGGGGCTAAACGACTTCATTCAGAAGATAGCCACCAACTCCTATGCATGCAAGCA CCCTGAAGTTCAGTCTATCTTGAAAATCTCCCAGCCTCAAGAGCCTGAACTTATGAATGCTAATCCTTCTCCTCCG cCCAGTCCTTCACAGCAGATCAATCTTGGTCCGTCATCCAACCCACATGCCAAACCATCAGACTTTCATTTCTtaaaagtgattggaaaaggcaGTTTTGGGAAG GTTCTTCTTGCACGGCATAAGGCAGAAGAGCAGTTCTATGCTGTTAAAGTCCTGCAGAAAAAAGCAATCCTGAAGAAGAAGGAG GAGAAGCACATCATGTCAGAGCGCAATGTCCTGCTGAAAAATGTGAAACACCCCTTCCTGGTCGGGCTTCACTTTTCCTTCCAAACTGCAGACAAATTGTATTTTGTCCTAGACTACATCAATGGTGGAGAG TTGTTCTACCATCTCCAGAGGGAGCGTTGCTTCCTGGAGCCGAGAGCCCGATTTTACGCTGCTGAAATCGCCAGTGCACTGGGCTACCTGCACTCCCTGAACATTGTTTATCG CGACTTGAAGCCAGAGAATATCCTGCTCGATTCGCAGGGGCACATTGTCTTGACTGACTTTGGactctgcaaagaaaacattgaGCACAATGGCACGACCTCCACCTTCTGCGGCACACCAGAG TATCTTGCTCCTGAAGTTCTTCATAAGCAGCCCTATGACCGGACTGTGGACTGGTGGTGCCTTGGAGCAGTCCTGTATGAGATGCTTTATGGCCTG CCGCCCTTCTACAGCAGGAACACGGCAGAAATGTACGACAACATCTTGAACAAACCCTTGCAGCTGAAGCCAAATATTACCAACTCGGCTAGACATCTCCTGGAAGGCCTCTTGCAGAAGGATAGGACAAAGAGGCTTGGCGCCAAGGAGGACTTT ATGGAGATTAAGAATCACATCTTCTTCTCCCCAATTAACTGGGATGATCTCATTAATAAGAAGATTACACCCCCTTTTAACCCAAATGTG AGTGGCCCCAGTGACCTGCGACACTTCGATCCAGAGTTTACAGAGGAGCCAGTCCCCAACTCTATCGGCCAGTCCCCGGACAGCATCCTCATCACCGCCAGCGTCAAAGAAGCCGCTGAGGCTTTTTTGGGCTTCTCGTATGCCCCACCTGTGGACTCTTTCTtgtga
- the SGK1 gene encoding serine/threonine-protein kinase Sgk1 isoform X2, translating to MTVKAAEASGPTLTYSKMRGMVAILIAFMKQRRMGLNDFIQKIATNSYACKHPEVQSILKISQPQEPELMNANPSPPPSPSQQINLGPSSNPHAKPSDFHFLKVIGKGSFGKVLLARHKAEEQFYAVKVLQKKAILKKKEEKHIMSERNVLLKNVKHPFLVGLHFSFQTADKLYFVLDYINGGELFYHLQRERCFLEPRARFYAAEIASALGYLHSLNIVYRDLKPENILLDSQGHIVLTDFGLCKENIEHNGTTSTFCGTPEYLAPEVLHKQPYDRTVDWWCLGAVLYEMLYGLPPFYSRNTAEMYDNILNKPLQLKPNITNSARHLLEGLLQKDRTKRLGAKEDFMEIKNHIFFSPINWDDLINKKITPPFNPNVSGPSDLRHFDPEFTEEPVPNSIGQSPDSILITASVKEAAEAFLGFSYAPPVDSFL from the exons ATGACCGTGAAAGCAGCCGAGGCGTCTGGTCCTACCTTGACCTATTCGAAGATGAGGGGGATGGTGGCCATCCTCATCG CTTTCATGAAGCAGAGAAGAATGGGGCTAAACGACTTCATTCAGAAGATAGCCACCAACTCCTATGCATGCAAGCA CCCTGAAGTTCAGTCTATCTTGAAAATCTCCCAGCCTCAAGAGCCTGAACTTATGAATGCTAATCCTTCTCCTCCG cCCAGTCCTTCACAGCAGATCAATCTTGGTCCGTCATCCAACCCACATGCCAAACCATCAGACTTTCATTTCTtaaaagtgattggaaaaggcaGTTTTGGGAAG GTTCTTCTTGCACGGCATAAGGCAGAAGAGCAGTTCTATGCTGTTAAAGTCCTGCAGAAAAAAGCAATCCTGAAGAAGAAGGAG GAGAAGCACATCATGTCAGAGCGCAATGTCCTGCTGAAAAATGTGAAACACCCCTTCCTGGTCGGGCTTCACTTTTCCTTCCAAACTGCAGACAAATTGTATTTTGTCCTAGACTACATCAATGGTGGAGAG TTGTTCTACCATCTCCAGAGGGAGCGTTGCTTCCTGGAGCCGAGAGCCCGATTTTACGCTGCTGAAATCGCCAGTGCACTGGGCTACCTGCACTCCCTGAACATTGTTTATCG CGACTTGAAGCCAGAGAATATCCTGCTCGATTCGCAGGGGCACATTGTCTTGACTGACTTTGGactctgcaaagaaaacattgaGCACAATGGCACGACCTCCACCTTCTGCGGCACACCAGAG TATCTTGCTCCTGAAGTTCTTCATAAGCAGCCCTATGACCGGACTGTGGACTGGTGGTGCCTTGGAGCAGTCCTGTATGAGATGCTTTATGGCCTG CCGCCCTTCTACAGCAGGAACACGGCAGAAATGTACGACAACATCTTGAACAAACCCTTGCAGCTGAAGCCAAATATTACCAACTCGGCTAGACATCTCCTGGAAGGCCTCTTGCAGAAGGATAGGACAAAGAGGCTTGGCGCCAAGGAGGACTTT ATGGAGATTAAGAATCACATCTTCTTCTCCCCAATTAACTGGGATGATCTCATTAATAAGAAGATTACACCCCCTTTTAACCCAAATGTG AGTGGCCCCAGTGACCTGCGACACTTCGATCCAGAGTTTACAGAGGAGCCAGTCCCCAACTCTATCGGCCAGTCCCCGGACAGCATCCTCATCACCGCCAGCGTCAAAGAAGCCGCTGAGGCTTTTTTGGGCTTCTCGTATGCCCCACCTGTGGACTCTTTCTtgtga
- the SGK1 gene encoding serine/threonine-protein kinase Sgk1 isoform X3 encodes MSTALDTASINGSAGSAAGLAALAASLLPLGRPARKGELFGITAAAQSQPQRCRAAPGVSAGSEMRGKEEKSSLKAFMKQRRMGLNDFIQKIATNSYACKHPEVQSILKISQPQEPELMNANPSPPPSPSQQINLGPSSNPHAKPSDFHFLKVIGKGSFGKVLLARHKAEEQFYAVKVLQKKAILKKKEEKHIMSERNVLLKNVKHPFLVGLHFSFQTADKLYFVLDYINGGELFYHLQRERCFLEPRARFYAAEIASALGYLHSLNIVYRDLKPENILLDSQGHIVLTDFGLCKENIEHNGTTSTFCGTPEYLAPEVLHKQPYDRTVDWWCLGAVLYEMLYGLPPFYSRNTAEMYDNILNKPLQLKPNITNSARHLLEGLLQKDRTKRLGAKEDFMEIKNHIFFSPINWDDLINKKITPPFNPNV; translated from the exons ATGTCAACCGCCCTCGATACTGCGTCCATAAACGGGTCAGCGGGATCGGCGGCCGGCCTCGCCGCCCTCGCCGCCTCCCTCCTGCCTCTGGGCCGCCCGGCCAGGAAGGGGGAGTTATTTGGGATTACAGCCGCGGCCCAGTCACAGCCTCAGCgctgccgcgccgcgcccggggtcTCGGCAGGGAGCGAGATGAGGGGCAAAGAGGAGAAGTCGTCGCTGAAAG CTTTCATGAAGCAGAGAAGAATGGGGCTAAACGACTTCATTCAGAAGATAGCCACCAACTCCTATGCATGCAAGCA CCCTGAAGTTCAGTCTATCTTGAAAATCTCCCAGCCTCAAGAGCCTGAACTTATGAATGCTAATCCTTCTCCTCCG cCCAGTCCTTCACAGCAGATCAATCTTGGTCCGTCATCCAACCCACATGCCAAACCATCAGACTTTCATTTCTtaaaagtgattggaaaaggcaGTTTTGGGAAG GTTCTTCTTGCACGGCATAAGGCAGAAGAGCAGTTCTATGCTGTTAAAGTCCTGCAGAAAAAAGCAATCCTGAAGAAGAAGGAG GAGAAGCACATCATGTCAGAGCGCAATGTCCTGCTGAAAAATGTGAAACACCCCTTCCTGGTCGGGCTTCACTTTTCCTTCCAAACTGCAGACAAATTGTATTTTGTCCTAGACTACATCAATGGTGGAGAG TTGTTCTACCATCTCCAGAGGGAGCGTTGCTTCCTGGAGCCGAGAGCCCGATTTTACGCTGCTGAAATCGCCAGTGCACTGGGCTACCTGCACTCCCTGAACATTGTTTATCG CGACTTGAAGCCAGAGAATATCCTGCTCGATTCGCAGGGGCACATTGTCTTGACTGACTTTGGactctgcaaagaaaacattgaGCACAATGGCACGACCTCCACCTTCTGCGGCACACCAGAG TATCTTGCTCCTGAAGTTCTTCATAAGCAGCCCTATGACCGGACTGTGGACTGGTGGTGCCTTGGAGCAGTCCTGTATGAGATGCTTTATGGCCTG CCGCCCTTCTACAGCAGGAACACGGCAGAAATGTACGACAACATCTTGAACAAACCCTTGCAGCTGAAGCCAAATATTACCAACTCGGCTAGACATCTCCTGGAAGGCCTCTTGCAGAAGGATAGGACAAAGAGGCTTGGCGCCAAGGAGGACTTT ATGGAGATTAAGAATCACATCTTCTTCTCCCCAATTAACTGGGATGATCTCATTAATAAGAAGATTACACCCCCTTTTAACCCAAATGTG TGA